The Mycolicibacterium boenickei genome has a segment encoding these proteins:
- a CDS encoding TetR/AcrR family transcriptional regulator, producing MSVETVRERAAHLGPERRRPQVLDAALAIAVSEGVAAVTIGAVAQRLKVTRPVVYSCFADRVELLRALLERELGLLIQGAIDALPYGRANADETVFVEGFQALLETVAGRPDSWRLVMSADPDPAVAKHFRNGRAVMIGKVSKRLAPTLQRWGTVDADKKLPVLVEQFVSTCEGAVRTLLHDDGKDWTPTTLGEFIGSATYRAFRTA from the coding sequence ATGAGTGTAGAAACCGTTCGCGAGCGGGCCGCGCACCTGGGCCCCGAGCGACGGCGCCCGCAGGTACTCGATGCGGCCCTGGCGATCGCGGTGTCCGAGGGGGTCGCGGCCGTCACGATCGGTGCGGTGGCGCAGCGGCTCAAGGTCACCCGCCCGGTGGTGTACTCGTGTTTTGCCGACCGGGTCGAACTGCTGCGGGCACTGCTCGAGCGGGAGCTGGGACTGCTGATCCAAGGGGCGATCGACGCACTGCCCTACGGTCGCGCGAATGCCGACGAGACCGTGTTCGTGGAGGGCTTCCAGGCGTTGCTCGAGACGGTCGCAGGCAGGCCCGATTCCTGGCGGCTCGTCATGAGTGCCGATCCGGACCCGGCCGTGGCCAAACACTTCCGCAACGGCCGTGCCGTGATGATCGGCAAGGTTTCCAAGCGGCTGGCGCCCACGCTGCAACGCTGGGGCACCGTCGACGCCGACAAGAAGCTGCCGGTGCTGGTCGAGCAGTTCGTGTCCACCTGTGAGGGCGCGGTGCGGACCTTACTGCACGACGACGGAAAAGACTGGACCCCAACCACATTGGGTGAGTTCATCGGATCGGCCACCTATCGGGCGTTTCGTACCGCCTGA
- the scnC gene encoding thiocyanate hydrolase subunit gamma — MAEHDHDHDHERTVKPMVDEVTDFEVLEIALRELCIEKGIFTAEEHRLFTEFAEQIGPTPAARLVARAWLDPDFKRLAVAEPMTASKEVGVDWLEPTGFGTPSDFTAFQILEDTPTVHHVIVCALCSCYPRPILGNSPEWYRTPNYRRRLVRWPRQVLSEFGLCLPDTVEVRVQDSNQKHRFMVMPMRPEGTDGWTEDQLTEIITRDCLIGVALPKAGVTTNVITDTRPAVHPTGE; from the coding sequence ATGGCAGAGCACGATCACGACCACGATCACGAGCGCACCGTCAAACCGATGGTCGACGAGGTCACCGACTTCGAGGTACTCGAGATCGCGTTGCGCGAATTATGCATCGAGAAGGGGATATTCACCGCTGAGGAACATCGGCTGTTCACCGAGTTCGCCGAACAGATCGGACCGACCCCGGCCGCACGTCTGGTCGCCCGGGCGTGGCTCGACCCCGACTTCAAGCGGCTGGCCGTCGCCGAACCGATGACGGCCAGCAAGGAGGTAGGCGTCGACTGGCTGGAGCCCACGGGATTCGGCACACCCAGCGACTTCACCGCATTTCAGATCCTGGAAGACACGCCGACCGTGCACCACGTGATCGTCTGTGCGCTGTGCTCGTGCTACCCGCGCCCGATTCTCGGCAACTCACCCGAGTGGTACCGGACGCCCAACTACCGTCGCCGCCTGGTGCGCTGGCCCCGGCAGGTCTTGTCCGAGTTCGGGTTGTGCCTGCCGGACACCGTCGAAGTGCGGGTGCAGGATTCCAATCAGAAGCATCGGTTCATGGTCATGCCGATGCGCCCAGAGGGCACCGACGGCTGGACCGAGGATCAGCTCACCGAGATCATCACCCGTGACTGCCTCATCGGCGTGGCTCTGCCGAAAGCGGGGGTGACCACCAATGTCATCACCGACACCCGCCCCGCGGTCCACCCCACCGGTGAATGA
- a CDS encoding acyl-CoA dehydrogenase, with protein MTTRSDVLFDPNRTEFDQFDARTREIFRATIDFFESHGKRWLKQQDRDRVWYSDFLDLVKREAIFATFLTPASEADGDPHKRWDTARNAMYSQILGFYGMQYWYVWQVTILGLGPIWQSENEVARKKAAALLDSGEIFAFGLSEQSHGADVYSTDMVLEPGPDGSYTATGGKYYIGNGNLAGMVSVFGRRSDKPIIDSSDLDRRRPPEDFEGYLFFAADSQHPSYHLRKNVVDGQMYVAAFDLEDYPVTAEDILHEGKAAFNAAINTVNIGKFNLGFGAIGACEHAMYEAVTHAENRVLFGQRVTEFPQIRRMLADGYARLVGMKLYSERAIDYMRSASPDDRRYLLFNAIEKMNVTREGEKIVTLLADTIAARAFESDMYFTMALLGLTGLPRLEGTVHVNMALSLKFMQNYMFGASSIGLAALSALPVGKAPGPVLGALAGGLRAAGGAMAGSPLAQRIPQLKPLLARVPEIPTRRDAANDDFLFRQGPSSGLAKIRFGDWQSVLSGYSSAPNVAVFLDQALALQTLLAVATPNAEQQRNVDFLFAIGEMFTLIPYAQLILEQAEIEGADADLIDQLFEVLVTDMSTHATKLHCHPDATAVQQQRALDIVRQPMADAARRDRVVTAVRGLAGRYEMNP; from the coding sequence GTGACCACACGATCCGATGTCCTGTTCGACCCGAACCGGACCGAATTCGATCAGTTCGACGCCCGAACGCGGGAGATCTTCCGGGCCACCATCGACTTCTTCGAGTCTCACGGCAAGCGGTGGCTCAAGCAGCAGGACCGGGATCGGGTCTGGTACAGCGATTTTCTCGACCTGGTCAAGCGGGAGGCCATCTTCGCGACATTCCTGACGCCCGCGTCGGAGGCTGACGGCGATCCCCACAAGCGCTGGGACACCGCACGCAATGCCATGTACAGCCAGATCCTCGGCTTCTACGGCATGCAGTACTGGTATGTCTGGCAGGTCACCATCCTCGGACTCGGACCGATCTGGCAATCGGAGAACGAGGTCGCACGCAAAAAGGCTGCCGCCCTGCTTGATTCGGGGGAGATCTTCGCGTTCGGACTCTCCGAGCAGTCCCACGGCGCCGACGTCTATTCGACCGACATGGTGCTGGAGCCCGGCCCCGATGGTTCATACACCGCGACCGGTGGCAAGTACTACATCGGCAACGGGAACCTCGCCGGCATGGTCTCGGTATTCGGCCGTCGCTCCGACAAACCGATCATCGACAGTTCTGATCTCGATCGGCGCCGCCCGCCGGAGGACTTCGAGGGCTACCTGTTCTTCGCCGCTGACAGCCAACATCCGAGCTACCACCTGCGCAAGAACGTGGTCGACGGCCAGATGTACGTCGCGGCGTTCGATCTGGAGGACTATCCGGTCACCGCCGAAGACATCCTGCACGAGGGCAAGGCCGCGTTCAACGCCGCGATCAACACCGTGAACATCGGCAAGTTCAACTTGGGATTCGGCGCCATCGGAGCCTGTGAGCATGCCATGTACGAGGCCGTCACCCATGCCGAGAACCGGGTGCTGTTCGGCCAGCGGGTCACCGAATTCCCTCAGATCCGCCGGATGCTCGCCGACGGCTATGCGCGGCTGGTCGGGATGAAGCTGTACAGCGAGCGGGCCATCGACTACATGCGCAGCGCGAGCCCGGACGATCGTCGCTACCTGTTGTTCAATGCGATCGAGAAGATGAACGTCACCCGCGAGGGCGAGAAGATCGTCACCCTGCTCGCCGACACGATCGCCGCGCGCGCCTTCGAGTCCGACATGTACTTCACCATGGCGCTGCTGGGACTCACCGGCCTGCCGCGGCTGGAAGGCACGGTGCACGTCAACATGGCGCTGTCGCTGAAGTTCATGCAGAACTACATGTTCGGCGCGTCGAGCATCGGACTTGCGGCGCTGTCCGCATTGCCCGTCGGTAAGGCGCCGGGCCCGGTGCTGGGCGCACTCGCCGGCGGCCTGCGGGCCGCGGGTGGCGCCATGGCGGGATCTCCACTAGCACAGCGTATTCCGCAACTCAAACCGCTGTTGGCCCGCGTGCCGGAGATCCCCACCCGCCGGGACGCCGCCAACGACGACTTCCTGTTCCGTCAGGGGCCGAGCAGTGGGCTGGCGAAAATTCGGTTCGGGGACTGGCAGTCGGTGCTGAGTGGATACTCGTCGGCGCCGAACGTCGCGGTGTTCCTCGACCAGGCCCTGGCCTTGCAGACGCTGCTCGCGGTGGCGACACCGAACGCCGAGCAGCAACGCAACGTGGACTTCCTGTTCGCGATCGGTGAGATGTTCACCCTGATCCCGTACGCCCAGCTGATCCTGGAGCAGGCCGAGATCGAGGGTGCGGACGCCGATCTGATCGACCAGCTGTTCGAGGTGCTCGTCACCGACATGTCCACGCACGCGACCAAGCTGCACTGCCATCCGGATGCCACCGCCGTGCAGCAACAGCGCGCCCTCGACATTGTCAGGCAGCCCATGGCCGACGCCGCGCGCCGCGATCGTGTGGTGACCGCCGTGCGTGGACTGGCCGGCCGCTACGAGATGAACCCGTGA
- a CDS encoding alpha-hydroxy-acid oxidizing protein produces MAYGDYQLEIYLQGLSGVLPTMPMDYAGLEAKAQAAMPASIWSYVAGGAGDERTQQVNRTAFDRWGLMPRMFNAHRERDLSVDLFGLKLASPLFMAPIGVLGICGQDGHGDLAGARAAARTGVPMVLSTLTEDPLEDVAAEFGDTPGFFQLYTPTDKDLAASLVQRAEKAGFKGIVVTLDTWVPGWRPRDLATSNFPQLRGKCLANYTSDPVFRAGLPQPPEENPQATVLRWVSLFGNPLTWDDLPWLRSLTKLPLILKGICHPDDVRRAKDGGVDGIYCSNHGGRQANGGLPAIDCLPGVVEAADGLPVLFDSGIRNGADIVKALALGATAVGVGRPYAYGLALGGADGIVHVLRSLLAEADLIMGVDGYPTLADLTPEALHRVD; encoded by the coding sequence ATGGCATACGGCGATTACCAACTCGAGATCTACCTGCAGGGGCTGTCCGGCGTGCTGCCGACCATGCCGATGGACTACGCGGGGCTGGAGGCCAAAGCTCAAGCCGCGATGCCTGCCTCGATCTGGTCCTACGTGGCCGGGGGAGCGGGCGACGAACGTACCCAGCAGGTGAACCGCACCGCGTTCGACCGGTGGGGTCTGATGCCGCGCATGTTCAACGCCCACCGGGAACGGGACCTGTCCGTCGACCTGTTCGGGCTCAAGCTGGCCTCGCCGTTGTTCATGGCGCCGATCGGGGTGCTGGGCATCTGCGGACAGGACGGTCACGGCGATCTGGCCGGTGCCCGTGCTGCCGCGCGCACCGGGGTGCCGATGGTGTTGTCCACCCTGACCGAGGACCCGCTCGAGGACGTCGCCGCCGAATTCGGTGACACCCCAGGCTTTTTCCAGCTGTACACACCGACCGACAAGGACCTTGCCGCCAGTCTGGTCCAGCGCGCAGAGAAAGCCGGGTTCAAGGGCATCGTCGTCACGCTCGACACCTGGGTACCGGGTTGGCGGCCGCGGGATCTGGCCACCTCCAACTTCCCGCAGCTGCGGGGCAAATGCCTGGCCAACTACACCAGTGACCCGGTGTTCCGGGCCGGGCTGCCGCAGCCGCCCGAAGAGAACCCGCAGGCCACCGTGCTGCGCTGGGTCAGCCTGTTCGGCAATCCGCTCACCTGGGACGACCTGCCCTGGCTGCGGTCGCTGACGAAACTGCCGCTGATCCTCAAGGGCATCTGTCATCCCGACGACGTGCGGCGGGCCAAGGACGGCGGCGTCGACGGGATCTACTGCTCCAATCACGGTGGGCGCCAAGCCAACGGCGGCCTGCCCGCGATCGACTGCCTGCCCGGAGTGGTCGAGGCCGCCGACGGACTGCCGGTGTTGTTCGACTCGGGGATCCGCAACGGCGCCGACATCGTCAAGGCGCTCGCCTTGGGGGCCACCGCCGTCGGTGTGGGCCGCCCGTACGCGTACGGGCTGGCGCTGGGAGGGGCCGACGGCATCGTGCACGTGCTGCGTTCGCTGCTCGCCGAGGCCGATCTGATCATGGGCGTCGACGGGTACCCGACGCTGGCCGATCTCACGCCCGAGGCGCTGCACCGGGTCGACTGA
- a CDS encoding siderophore-interacting protein: MAGRPVHTFQVVHREQLTDHIVRLVLGGSGEGTGFDTFSPNDFSDAYAKLVIVPANVDVSVLPKPLTLDSFQELPAEQRPTVRTYTVRKVDRERGEITIDFVVHGEQGVAAPWAAAAVPGQPAYLMGPSGAYTPDPAADWHLLAGDESALPAIGAALEALPPDAIGKVFIEVAGPHDEVALSAPAGVEVNWIHRGGRADLVGDDHSGDNAPLIAAVKEADWLPGQVQVFIHGEAQAVMHNLRPYIRKERGVPAKWAASISGYWRRGRTEETFRQWKAELAKAEADTAN, from the coding sequence ATGGCAGGACGACCCGTGCACACCTTTCAGGTGGTGCATCGCGAACAGCTGACCGACCACATCGTCCGCCTGGTACTGGGGGGATCGGGCGAGGGTACGGGCTTCGACACGTTCTCGCCCAACGACTTCAGCGACGCCTACGCCAAACTGGTCATCGTTCCGGCGAACGTGGATGTGTCGGTGCTCCCGAAACCCTTGACGCTGGACAGCTTTCAGGAGTTGCCCGCCGAACAGCGACCGACTGTGCGTACCTACACTGTGCGAAAGGTCGACAGGGAGCGAGGCGAGATCACCATCGACTTCGTCGTGCACGGTGAGCAAGGGGTGGCCGCCCCCTGGGCCGCGGCGGCGGTACCGGGCCAGCCCGCCTACCTGATGGGGCCCAGTGGCGCCTACACCCCCGACCCCGCCGCCGACTGGCACCTGCTCGCCGGCGACGAATCGGCGCTACCGGCCATCGGTGCCGCCCTTGAGGCGTTGCCGCCCGACGCGATCGGCAAAGTCTTCATCGAGGTGGCCGGCCCGCACGACGAGGTCGCCCTCAGCGCCCCCGCCGGTGTCGAGGTCAACTGGATCCACCGCGGTGGCCGCGCTGACCTGGTAGGCGACGATCACTCCGGAGACAACGCACCGCTGATCGCCGCCGTGAAGGAGGCCGACTGGCTGCCGGGTCAGGTGCAGGTGTTCATCCACGGTGAGGCACAGGCTGTCATGCACAACCTGCGTCCCTACATCCGCAAGGAACGCGGCGTCCCCGCCAAGTGGGCCGCCTCGATCTCGGGATACTGGCGCCGCGGGCGCACCGAGGAGACCTTCCGGCAGTGGAAGGCCGAGCTGGCCAAAGCCGAGGCCGACACCGCCAACTGA
- the dprA gene encoding DNA-processing protein DprA — protein sequence MTDDVRRAWAYLSRVAEPPCLELTALVAREGPVRAAGQVKAGRVDSELLSRVEARRESDCAADDLDVLDRMGGRLITPDDEEWPLLRFRALRGKELKRPHAHPPLVLWAVGPVCLDAATERAAAIVGTRAATAYGEHMAAELAAGLVERDVTVVSGGAYGIDGAAHRAALGCEGVTIAIVAGGIDNPYPAGHSALFHRIRQEGLLISEYPPGTAPGRLRFLTRNRLVAALSGATVVVEAGLRSGAANTAGWAKAQGRSVCAVPGPVTSASSAGCHALLRDGAHLIARAEEVVELVGHIGELAPQETHPTGPLDQLAPTEKQVYDALPARGTLTVDEIGMLAALAPHQVLGPLTMLEFAGLVESIDGCWRIARRRRARSE from the coding sequence ATGACCGACGACGTGCGCCGCGCCTGGGCCTATCTGTCGCGGGTGGCGGAGCCGCCGTGCCTGGAATTGACGGCGCTGGTCGCGCGAGAAGGCCCGGTCCGGGCCGCCGGCCAGGTCAAGGCCGGTCGGGTGGATTCCGAGCTGTTGAGCCGGGTCGAGGCGCGGCGGGAATCCGATTGTGCGGCAGACGACCTCGATGTTCTCGACCGGATGGGTGGGCGGCTGATCACACCCGATGACGAGGAGTGGCCGCTGCTGCGATTCCGGGCCCTTCGCGGTAAGGAACTGAAGCGCCCGCACGCGCATCCGCCGCTGGTGTTGTGGGCGGTCGGCCCGGTGTGCCTCGACGCGGCGACCGAGCGTGCCGCGGCGATCGTCGGTACCCGTGCGGCCACCGCCTACGGGGAGCACATGGCTGCCGAGTTGGCCGCCGGACTGGTCGAACGCGATGTCACGGTGGTGTCCGGCGGGGCCTACGGCATCGACGGAGCGGCCCACCGCGCAGCGCTGGGGTGCGAGGGCGTGACCATCGCGATCGTGGCCGGGGGCATCGACAACCCGTACCCGGCCGGGCACAGCGCGCTTTTCCACCGGATCCGGCAGGAGGGCCTGTTGATCAGTGAGTACCCGCCGGGGACGGCACCGGGCCGGCTGCGGTTCCTCACCCGCAACCGGCTGGTGGCCGCCCTCTCTGGGGCGACCGTGGTGGTGGAGGCAGGGTTGCGCAGCGGTGCGGCCAACACCGCGGGATGGGCCAAGGCGCAGGGGCGTTCGGTATGCGCGGTGCCGGGCCCGGTCACGTCGGCGTCATCGGCGGGCTGCCATGCACTGCTGCGGGACGGAGCTCACCTGATCGCCCGGGCCGAGGAGGTAGTCGAACTCGTCGGTCACATAGGCGAACTCGCACCGCAGGAGACACACCCGACCGGACCGTTGGATCAGCTCGCACCGACGGAGAAACAGGTCTATGACGCGCTGCCGGCCCGTGGCACGCTCACGGTGGACGAGATCGGGATGCTCGCCGCGCTGGCCCCGCACCAGGTGCTCGGACCGTTGACGATGCTGGAGTTCGCCGGGTTGGTCGAGAGTATCGACGGCTGCTGGCGGATCGCTCGCCGGCGCCGGGCCCGGTCCGAGTAA
- a CDS encoding tyrosine recombinase XerC, whose product MPAVPEVLAEFDEYLALQRGRSEHTRRAYRGDLSAFFDFTGGGMETVTLPRLRSWLAGQAAAGAARTTLARRTSTVKTFCTWAARRGLLPEDAAARLQVPKAHRTLPAVLRRDQAIDAMEAMNSAAREGDPLALRDRLIVEMLYATGIRVSELCGLDIDDIDTSRRVLQVLGKGNKQRTVPFGEPAHVALTAWLTEGRPALASADSGPALLLGARGKRLDPRQARTVVHQTVSAVDGAPDIGPHGLRHSAATHLLEGGADLRIVQELLGHTSLATTQLYTHVTVERLRAVHDQAHPRA is encoded by the coding sequence GTGCCCGCAGTCCCGGAAGTACTCGCCGAGTTCGACGAATACCTGGCGCTGCAACGCGGCCGGTCCGAACACACGCGGCGGGCGTACCGGGGTGACCTGTCGGCATTCTTCGACTTCACCGGTGGTGGCATGGAGACGGTGACCCTGCCGAGGCTGCGGTCGTGGCTGGCCGGTCAGGCCGCGGCCGGAGCGGCGCGGACCACGTTGGCGCGGCGCACCTCGACGGTGAAGACCTTCTGCACCTGGGCGGCCCGCCGGGGACTGCTACCAGAGGACGCTGCCGCTCGGCTCCAGGTCCCCAAGGCACACCGCACGTTGCCTGCGGTGCTCCGTCGCGATCAGGCGATCGACGCCATGGAGGCGATGAATTCTGCTGCCCGCGAGGGTGATCCGCTGGCGTTGCGGGACCGGCTGATCGTGGAGATGCTGTACGCCACGGGTATTCGCGTCAGCGAATTGTGTGGGTTGGACATCGACGACATCGACACCTCACGCCGGGTGCTTCAGGTGCTGGGCAAGGGAAACAAGCAGCGTACGGTCCCATTCGGCGAACCGGCCCATGTCGCGTTGACGGCCTGGCTCACTGAAGGGCGTCCCGCGCTCGCCTCTGCCGACTCCGGTCCGGCGCTGCTGCTCGGTGCCCGGGGTAAACGGCTCGACCCGCGCCAGGCCCGCACAGTGGTACATCAGACCGTCTCCGCCGTCGACGGTGCCCCCGACATCGGACCCCACGGGCTGCGCCACAGCGCGGCCACCCACCTGCTCGAAGGCGGTGCCGACCTGCGCATCGTGCAGGAACTGCTGGGTCACACCTCGCTTGCCACCACACAGCTCTACACCCACGTCACCGTCGAACGGCTGCGTGCGGTGCACGACCAAGCGCACCCGCGCGCCTGA
- a CDS encoding SH3-like domain-containing protein yields the protein MSTAADRAAQLALVARLKSAYPELPDAPTPDLLDHDRFTAYMKPVHDVGGEPDAPMKYENKDYEYWEHMTYVICEVLAWRGIWLSEERRRMGNVDVGRAVYLGFPYYGRWLLSVARVLIEKHHIGLTELSERMAEVQDRYAGGMAGKRLEARPKFEGDGANVKRNSHIVHAQGKGDPQVYAGRAGTPKFKVGDAVVVRELPVLFYTRTPEYVRGARGEIAAVAYESPAAEDETWDRTDAIPEWFYVVSFTMADLWDGYTGTATDTLRTEIPEHWLLAAG from the coding sequence ATGAGCACAGCCGCTGACCGCGCCGCCCAACTGGCATTGGTTGCTCGACTGAAGTCGGCATACCCAGAACTGCCCGACGCCCCGACACCGGACCTGCTCGACCATGACCGCTTCACCGCATACATGAAACCCGTGCACGATGTCGGCGGCGAGCCGGACGCGCCGATGAAATACGAGAACAAGGACTACGAGTACTGGGAGCACATGACCTACGTCATCTGCGAAGTCCTTGCCTGGCGCGGCATTTGGTTGTCCGAGGAACGGCGACGGATGGGCAACGTCGACGTCGGACGCGCGGTGTACCTGGGTTTCCCGTACTACGGCCGCTGGCTCCTGTCGGTCGCGCGCGTCCTCATCGAGAAACACCACATCGGCTTGACCGAACTGTCCGAGCGGATGGCCGAAGTCCAGGACCGCTATGCCGGTGGGATGGCCGGTAAGCGGCTCGAGGCCCGACCGAAGTTCGAGGGCGACGGGGCGAACGTCAAGCGCAACAGCCACATCGTGCATGCCCAGGGCAAAGGCGATCCGCAGGTGTATGCGGGCCGGGCCGGGACGCCGAAGTTCAAGGTGGGTGACGCGGTGGTGGTGCGCGAGCTGCCGGTGTTGTTCTACACCCGCACCCCCGAGTACGTCCGTGGCGCGCGCGGTGAGATCGCCGCCGTCGCATACGAAAGTCCCGCGGCCGAGGACGAAACCTGGGACCGGACCGACGCCATACCGGAATGGTTCTACGTCGTCAGCTTCACCATGGCCGATCTGTGGGACGGCTATACGGGAACAGCCACCGACACGTTGAGAACCGAGATCCCCGAGCACTGGCTGCTGGCAGCCGGCTGA
- a CDS encoding thiocyanate hydrolase, which translates to MAAKYGVENLVPPWKSSLDGFCDALDQAACDAGVPDFKQRRDEEDLLSATVYADLPYPENQLVALAHSLLARGVITESELQERLAVVRRRLEA; encoded by the coding sequence ATGGCCGCCAAGTACGGCGTCGAAAACCTGGTCCCGCCATGGAAGAGCAGCCTTGACGGCTTCTGTGACGCCCTCGACCAGGCCGCCTGCGACGCAGGCGTGCCCGATTTCAAACAGCGGCGCGACGAGGAAGACCTGTTGTCGGCAACCGTCTATGCCGACCTGCCGTACCCCGAGAACCAGCTCGTCGCCCTCGCGCATTCGCTTCTGGCCCGTGGCGTGATCACCGAAAGCGAGCTGCAAGAACGGCTCGCCGTGGTCCGGAGGAGACTCGAGGCCTGA
- a CDS encoding oxygenase MpaB family protein, producing the protein MSDLQPMADYGFFGPDSVTWKVWGHATTPIIGLQRAVVVEELDPALIAAVDTTGANYDRPRTRYDRTVRYFAMVAFADTESVLKAADVLVKVHSKAIGTEPLSGNKYDANDPHSQLWILLTGWHSVLKAYELYGGGKLTAEEEARYWQDCARAAEFQTCDPADVPRTREGINAYFEQMRPHLAVSEAARAMMDHLLNAKVVLPPAPRLARPAVEILNWFLRAGTIATMPRWMRRLSGFDQPRLVDWAVRPVLKLGFGVVNRVPRLKLLVAKIIAPSVVPIAGPYIMGIPPRSNEVLSPEEGRRRYGYPKPADAHQELRARQHERVFGQGQLPSDEGLIESQTYLGSLA; encoded by the coding sequence ATGTCTGATCTCCAGCCGATGGCTGATTACGGGTTCTTCGGGCCGGATTCGGTGACGTGGAAGGTCTGGGGCCACGCCACCACACCGATCATCGGGCTGCAACGCGCCGTCGTGGTCGAGGAACTCGACCCTGCCCTGATCGCCGCGGTCGACACCACCGGCGCCAACTACGACCGGCCGCGCACCCGTTACGACCGGACCGTCCGCTACTTCGCCATGGTCGCCTTCGCCGACACCGAATCGGTGCTCAAGGCCGCCGACGTCCTGGTCAAAGTGCACTCGAAAGCCATCGGTACCGAGCCGCTGAGCGGCAACAAGTACGACGCCAACGATCCTCACTCGCAGCTGTGGATCCTGCTCACCGGCTGGCACTCCGTGCTCAAGGCGTATGAACTCTACGGCGGCGGCAAGCTGACGGCAGAGGAAGAGGCCCGCTACTGGCAGGACTGTGCACGAGCCGCCGAGTTCCAGACCTGCGATCCGGCCGACGTACCGCGGACCCGCGAAGGCATCAACGCCTACTTCGAGCAGATGCGGCCGCACCTCGCGGTCAGCGAAGCCGCCCGCGCCATGATGGACCATCTGCTCAACGCCAAGGTGGTGCTGCCGCCCGCGCCGCGCCTCGCAAGGCCGGCCGTCGAGATCCTCAACTGGTTCCTGCGGGCCGGAACCATCGCCACCATGCCCCGGTGGATGCGCCGGCTCAGCGGATTCGACCAGCCACGCCTGGTGGATTGGGCGGTGCGGCCCGTACTGAAGCTGGGCTTCGGTGTGGTCAACCGCGTGCCACGGCTGAAGCTGTTGGTGGCCAAGATCATTGCGCCGTCCGTGGTGCCGATCGCCGGCCCCTACATCATGGGCATCCCGCCGCGGTCCAACGAAGTGCTCAGCCCCGAGGAAGGGCGCAGGCGCTACGGCTATCCCAAACCCGCCGACGCGCACCAGGAGCTGCGGGCCCGCCAGCATGAGCGGGTGTTCGGCCAGGGCCAACTGCCCAGTGACGAAGGACTCATCGAATCTCAGACTTACCTAGGGAGTTTGGCGTGA